Sequence from the Brachionichthys hirsutus isolate HB-005 chromosome 21, CSIRO-AGI_Bhir_v1, whole genome shotgun sequence genome:
ggataGCCAGCCTGTCctacatttgtcattttcctATTTGAGTTTAAGCAGTATATTCCcaaacactaaccctaacccaagcCATAGTATTCTGTGtataaagtatttgttttttcattgaaaCCTTCATCATAGTCTGCATTGTTGGGCCCTGATCctcaaacagagagagagagagaagttttTGTTCAGCCTGGAACGGCTTGGAGTGTCGAGTGGCTAGACGCCCGGCAGGGTCTGCAGGGCTGTTGACAAGACGACCGAGGTCTCGGTTGATCTGTGGTTTGGCTGGAAGGCTTGGCTTACCTTGCAGAGCCTCTGCAGGGTGTCCAGTTTTCTTGTTATGGATGATATGCACTCAGAGAAGCTGGACTGGAAGAGGATGCAGAACACTCTGCCAGAAAAGTTTGGGATCAAGGAGAGCTGGTAGAGAAATCTGCAAaacaagaagcagcagctgccttGCGTCATCGCCCTGCTCATCCGATGGAGCCGCCGAGGTCATTGCGCCAACTCACTGCTCGGGCTTGTCTAGCGGTTTGGGCTTCTCCTTGTCTTTTGAAGACTTCAcgtgcttttctattttgtccagctcctcctgctgtgcCCTCTGAGGGAGAGACATCAGAGATGAACTCCATCTGTGTTAATGTACTTCATACTAATAGTACAGAGTACGCAGCAACGGTAGTCAAGTCTCAGACTGGCCAACAGACAAGACTGAGACAAATTCATGCTGAAGACGAAGGTCGAAGCGATGTTACTGGAAAGGGTGTGCGTGACATTCAGTTTTCATGATGTGCAACACCGAGAAAAAGAGCCATTTTCAATCCAAATCAGACGCACTGTAAAAGTATTGGGCGCCCAAAGAATGAAAATTCATTCTGTTATCGCGTTGCGTGCTGAGGAAAGGGTCTAGTGTCTGAATCCGTAAAAGATTTCTGGGTCTCTCATTAAACAACTGAAGATATTTCATAAATATAAAgcaaaaagacaacaacaaatacatgtGTTCATCTTAAAGGTGATAGTGAACACATTAGCTATAaacagtcatttttttttatcgtaaATCAAACCAAAGGACTCTGAAATATCGAATCAAGCTTCATGAGCTGAATGGAGTTACCATTCTAACAAGTCCCCGCCGAGTGAGACAAAGATACTTCACATGAGGACGAACAAGCAAATAATACTGCATTTGAACATTTGATGCTTTTAATCGCTGCTGCAGTTGTTGTGTCGATTATCAGGCCCAATCACACGGAACATAACGTCCTtctcagaaacaaaaaaaaaacaccttacACAAGAAAGGTATGAACTACAACTGCACTATAAAATGTGTATGTAAAACCGCATATATTATTCTAATAATATACTTTCTAAAACTCAGTGAAAGTATTGCAAAGCCTTTGAAGCTGCCAAAGCCGAATCCATTTTTAGGCATTGCCTTGAAGCTGCTTTTATCAGTCTAAAGGAAGTAACACAAACTGCGTCGCTCACGTTCTCATAGAGCGCCTGCAGGGTCTCCAGGTCGACGACTGTGTTGTCCAGGTTCAGGATGGCTTAAAGAAAGAGATCAGAAGAGATCACAGCAGCAAACTCTCTGTTCGGAAGGAATGTTCTTTAAGCACAAAATGCCATGGAAGATGAGGATGGAGCAACAAGCAGTGCATGGGTCAGTGAGAAGACGGGCATGCAATGGTTCTGTGAAGGCAAAATCCAGTACTCTGTGTTtaatatatgaatataatatataatatattaagTTATTTCCATAATGTCGAGATGACATCCAGAGAGAGTGGAGGTTCCAGGCATCACAGATAAATGTGGAGGAATGTTGAGCTCGATTTGTTTCCATCTTTTCAGGAGCAGTAATGTTCTCATTTATCATGTTGAATATGAGACAGATCTTGTCCTCGTTGTATACGAGGGGCACCCCGCCCCTCGCCcaatagcaagctgggatcagctccagcaactcctgctACCCGAAAAGAGGGAGAGGattgatgaatggatggatggctggatggatggatgcgtggatggatgcgtggatggatggagggatgactggatggatggctggatggatggatggctggatggatggatgcatggatggatgcgtggatggatggagggatgactggatggatggctggatggatggatggatgcatgactggatggatggctggatggatgcttggatggatggatggatggatgcatgactggatggatggctggatggatgcttggatggatggatggatggatgcatgactggatggctggctggatggatgcttggatggatggatggatggatgcgtggatggatggatggatgcttggatggatggatggatggatggatgcgtggatggatggatggatggatggatgcttggatggatggatggatggatgcgtggatggatggatggatggatggatgcttggatggatggatggatggatgcatgactggatggatggctgtatggatgcttggatggatggatggatggatggatggatgcatgactggatggatggatggatgcatgactggatggatggctggatggatgcttggatggatggatggatggatgcgtggatggatggatggatggatggctggatggctggatggactAATCACTGTCTAACTTCCATCCATGCATCTTTTTTAACCAAGACAAACTCAATCGCCCCGTCTGCAGCCcctttatccgccttgcaggtcacgggtgttgctggagcctatcccagctgaccataggtgagaggcggggctacaccccggacacgttGCCAGCgaatcgtggggccacacatagacattcacgcacacacacggacaattaGGAGTGATGAATTCACCGGAGAGGAGCTCGTTGTCGAGCATTGAGCTCACCGTGGTTGATGTCTTTCATGTCCAGATGtagggaggacatgaggatTCCCACTGCTTGAGAACGTTTGTTGTTTAAAAGCTTCACAAcctagaaaacacacaaatacaaggTCAGGCTTAGAAGGTCGGGCGTATCTTAACCAGCGACCTGGTGCGAATGTTTGCGCTGTAACTTTTAAAAAGGCGGTCTAACGAGAattgtatatataaataatcatatctataatatatataaagttgGTGACAGTTGGGTTATAGTCGACCTCGTACCTGTGATGGTACGAATGAAAGGAACGCACCTGTTTGGCCTTGGACTTGGTGATGGTGTCAGAGAGAGGCTGCTTCTTCTCTTTCACAGCAGACTTGGAGAACAAATCTACAAACTCCTGAAAATCCACATCGGGTTCCTCGATGTTCTCCCACACCGACGAAGAAGAAGCCTCCCTTGGAAACCATAGAAGCAGAATAAAGTTTCATTATTTAAACATGGTTATATTTCACTGTGCTGAAAACAGCGGAGAGACGGCGTCGGTAGGAACATTCAACACCAAGTCAACATGGCATCACCTCACGTCTCCTGTGATAGGCCTAAAATGCTGCCTTTGAACCAAAGCCATCGCCTCACAAAGCGCTAGCTAGCACGCCTGTGTCACTCCACACCAGTAGGTGGCGGTAGTCTGTGTTTGTCAGAAAGATGCACCAGAAGAATTAAAGCAGTATAAATGCAACCATATTTCTCTCACCACTGAGATGTTTGGTTTTCAGATGCTTTACTCCAAGTAAGGATGTTGTGAATTTTAGAAAATGAAGAGTCCTCTGGGCGTGTCTGCGTGACGTTtctacgggttctccggttctctgttatgtgtgagtggttgtctgcgTGACGTTTCTACGGGTTCTCCAGTTCTCCGTtatgtgtgagtggttgtctgcgTGACGTTtctacgggttctccggttctctgttatgtgtgagtggttgtctgcgTGACGTTtctacgggttctccggttctccgTTGTGTGTGAGTTGTTGTCTGCGTGACGTTtctacgggttctccggttctctgttgtgtgtgttaGTGGTTGTCTGCGTGACGTTtctacgggttctccggttctctgttgtgtgtgagtggttgtctgcgTGACGTTtctacgggttctccggttctccgTTGTGTGAGAGTGGTTGTCTGCGTGACGTTtctacgggttctccggttctccgttgtgtgtgagtggttgtctgcgTGACGTTTCTACGGGTTCTTCGGTTCTctgttgtgtgtgagtggttgtctgcgTGGCCCTGCAATGTGCCGGCGCCGCTTGAGAACATGCTTGGTCTCAAAATGCAGCTGCGTTAAAATGAAGAGCAGCATCATCTCTAATTTACTTTTTGGTGTGCAGCTGGATCCGAGTCCAGTAGAGGGGCTTCATGGGTCTGGGAGGCTCCAACACGGCCTTCCTGGGAGGCTTCTCTTGGGTCAAGCCTAGAGCGTAGAGCCCCAATGGCAGGGGGGGAGGCAGGGAGCCCAGAGTCCCTGGAAGAGCTGAGGGAACACAAATGGctccaggtggaggaggaggaagaggaggaggaggtggaggagcaatGCCACCAGGGAGTGGGGGAggtggcggaggaggaggaataggAACTGTTAAACCAAATGGtaatggaggtggaggaggtggaggaggaggaggagcaatgCCACCAGGgagtggaggaggtggtggaggaggaggagcaatgCCACCAGGgagtggaggaggtggtggaggaggaggagctggcatTGAGGTCCCAAGTAACgatggtggaggagggggtgctGGAGTCTGTCCTGGTAAGATAGGAGCAGCTGCTTCTCCTGTGGGaaggggaggtggaggtggaggtggaggtaggGGAGGGTGCAGTTGACATGAACACTGCCTTGGTGGGGGCTGCAGCAAACCGCCCCCCCGACTCGGCTCACTCCAAGGCACTTTGAACTTAAAGCTGTCCTCCATGGGTGAGGTCTGCACAGACTTGGCCTCCAGACAGCCCAGAGACGGGGCGGCTTCAGTCGGCAGGTGAGCTTCACACACTTCATCCAGCAGATTCTCCCGGTCagtggggggggctttcatcGGGTCTCTTTCCAGCAGAGGGGGCTGTTGCTCCAGCTCAGCTATCTTAGTCTTCAGATCTTCTATAGTTTGTTCCAGTTGTTGAATGACGTTCACATGTTTCTCTTTCAGTTTGGCAGAAAGAAGGGAACGTTCCGCCTACAGGTGAGAcaaaagggcaaaaaaaaaaaagctttacgAGGACACGAACCGACAACCATTGGTCAAATTCTGAACAAATCAATGCAATGCATCATTGTAGCCTTCTattgctttttaaatgttttaatattatacttttatatttatattaatgcaCTATGTGCATAATGTCACTTTTGcatttctgattttgttgagtggagaaatgttgctgatggaaATTCCCTctaggattaataaagtattctcaTTCTGATAGATTACCATGATGGGATTCATGCATGATCTGAACAACATATTGTCTGTTAACTGATCAATCTTCATTAGCTGTTAGACCTGTTTAATTAGCTCAATGCATTAGGAAAATTAGGAAACTTTTAGAATAAGCTTTAAATTTTATGAGAAAACTTTGAGAGCTAACTGAAGAATGAAACACGTAATTTTCAGTATGCCACAATATTTCTGAAATTAAATTTGATTTAACTTTTCTTGTTATAGAATAAAAGAGTTGTTGTAAAATCTGTCATGGTTACATTGTGTTGGTGCTTCATTAGTTTGGTTTATTCTGGGTTTCTcctggcctcacagcaagaaggtcacatgtTCTAATCTAATCCCatttgcggcctttctgtgaagagtttgcatgttctctccgtgtctgcgtgggttcttacAATGCAAGATAAGTATAGAACATGTTGTCTAGATTAAAGGTTGTAACAGTGACAAATAACTTAGACTGTTTAGCCTATACGCAGCAGTTAGAGCTCAGTTAGAGCTCAAAGGTGACGGTTGGACTCAGACAGAGCTGTTACTGAAGTACTTTTTAATGCATTTACAGAATAAAGAGTCACCAGTTACACTAAAGGCCGTGCCTCTGTCTTTACGTACTAACCTGTTTCAGACATTCTGACTCGTGATTCAAACAAAAGCAGAAGGTGAAAGTGACCTACCTCCGGACTCTCCCTCTGCTGTTGCCTCGAACCCGAGGCGGCTGCACGGAGTTCTGAACAGACATGAACAGGTGTTATAACGCATGTTTCATGTGACACAGGCAGATCACGTGTTTCAGAGCATCTTGCAGGTATCTGGGAGTTGAggaccatcatcatcactcttCCTCTTGTTCagaataaattactttttctgGTTACATTAAAGCATCACCAGCTTAAATTAAATTGGCAGGTTATAAACACGTCGTAACGGTGCAGTGGCAGGTTATTAACACGTCATAACACTGTAACGATGCAGTGGCAGGTTATTAACACGTCGTAACGCTGTAACGATGCAGTGGCAGGTTATTAACACGTCGTAACGCTGTAACGGTGCAGTGGCAGGTTATTAACACGTCGTAACGCTGTAACGGTGCAGTGGCAGGTTATTAACACGTCGTAACGCTGTAACGGTGCAGTGGCAGGTTATTAACACGTCGTAGCGCTGTAACGGTGCAGTGGCAGGTTATTAACACGTCGTAACGCTGTAACGGTGCAGTGTCACTGGATAATAACACGTCGTAACGCTGTGACGGTGCAGTGGCAGGTTATTAACACGTCGTAGCATTGTAACGGTGCAGTGGCAGGTTATTAACACGTCGTAACGCTGTAACGGTGCAGTGGCAGGTTATTAACACGTTGTAACGCTGTAACGGTGCAGTGGCAGGTTATTAACACGTCGCCTTGGGCCACGTCGTAACGCTGTAACGGTGTAACGGCGTTCCCAGTCAACATCAAAATAGTCACAGAAATTATTACTCACCTGGATTTTCCTCTTGAATTCCAAATCATGACGAGGAAGAAAGGAGAAGGACAAAAAAGAACAACAGTCATCGACTATGAATAAAGGTGAACGGAGAGTTCTAAAGTAGCAACAACAATGTTCTCTTCGTTCACTGCCTTTTTACCTTGAGTGAGGAGAAATTTACATTTTGTGAATCGCTATGAAGAATTCTGAGTTGGAACTTTTTTAATATTTCAAGTGaagttattttctttgtgtCATAGTATCCGTTAGTCGCAGTAATTTGTGCTTTCATTTGCGTATGGAGCTGGAAAGTTTCTCTGAAAGCATCGTATAATGACTGATGAGAGCTCAGCTCATTCAGGAAGCGAAGGATACTGTAAGGACATTTATTCTCCACAAACAACCGTTACTTACTGTACAATCGGTCAACTATCGAGCCTGTGATTGGCACCAACAAAGTCTTGCTCTTACCTGCCATGGTGGATTTGAGCCCCATGTCGTTGTCCCTATCTGGCATGGCAGAGGGCCGGGGGCCCTTCAGCTCTCCTGGAAGTTTCCCATCAAGAGGATCCAAGCAGTGCGTCGGCTGATTGACTGCTGCCCATCCATACAGCTGGTCATGCTGGGAAAACAGTACTCTTCAATTCCTTGAAACCCATTTTAGACCGCTGTGCAACTAACTGTAAAATCATATAGACAAACAGGAAACTCTAGACATTGGTTTACTAACAAATAACAATGTAAAGTCGACAGATATCTCACTGGATAATAACACTTAATGATCGGACAGCGTTGCATTTGTGCTGTTACATTTCTAGAAATGGCCTAGAATAGAGAGATGATTTATGACACTCTTTGAAGACTGACACCCTAACATATCAACATCCCAAGGCTAATGCTGATTAGCCTCATTTGCAGATGTGCACAAAAATGTGGCTGCGTACATCAAACTTGACTGGTGCCGTGGGGGCGATTTGGCCGGTGCTGCCCTCGAGCAGCTCTCTGAAGCAGTCGGTGAAAGGCAGCAGGAGACCCGTGGCCAGGATCCGGGAGCAGAGcctctccgcctcctccggctcctgatgctgctgctgcaagaaCAGCTTCTCCAGGAGAGTTCGACCTGGACAGACGGGGAAGAAAGCAAGACTGGTGTGAGACGGTGAGACACTGGGAACCCCACAAGTACCTCAGGAATCGTGAAATTGATTTCTGATAACATTTTCCAGCTCCTCTCCTTTTTAAAGCCTGCAGTGCTCCGGCTCACTCCTTATATCAGTGTGCTgctaattaccctcgccgaagcggaagcgagggtattgcaattgggtgcgtttgtctgtctgtttgtctgtttgtctgtttgtctgtccgagcgcataagtcaaaaactagtaacccaatcgacttgacaattttacacaagcaaggttctgtccgtggctcggtcctccccgagaatggcgttgatccggatctggatccagattctagaattatttttacatctggaattgtgcctgtgctgtaaactgccactttaagaggtcACATGgcttcccatcatgccattacgaatggcatgatgggaaaaagagtccagaaggactcttgtagtacgttccggagcagcaagctagagcaggtttggcccgtctgatccggaagccctgtttactgtctcacaagatccaatagtcttttggaggcgagggtctgcaatctctgattgtctttctagttattgtTATATTGTTTAGGATTTTAAGGCAAATTAATGTATTTCTACTGTATGAAGAactgtttcattttaattaggACTTTTTCTATACGAATTTATTATAAATTATTACTAACATTATTTGACACAGGGAGGCACAGAatagaagagcaaaaaagatcagcaacaaataaaacgagctgcgctcgtcaacttgtcgtcttctgcattgcaaaagcaatagccccttacgcctaggataggcgctcgggcctaaaaatcCAGTTTTAGATAATTATAGGTTTATTTAAAAATTCAGCGTCAGTCATAGACAGAGAAATCAGCACAGTAAGTTGTAGTTACTtagtttatttgtattattataaaATAGTTGAGCTTTctgtcaagaaaaaaaaaacctcctgaCACGTGTAGGTCGTAAAACTGCGTAAGAGACAAAGGAAAAACGACATCCATGCGTAGGGAATTAAGTAAATGATGGAAATGAGGAAAACAACAATCATTGAATTATTGTAAACACAACATTCTACACCAACCTGTGAAGATGTCCTGAAGGCCACAGGCAGAAACCTGCCCACAAGATGATCGGGCAGCACAGAGGGGTTGGCTGCCTCCTCGGCAGCCCAAAAGATAAGCTCCTgagcctcctccatcctccctgatcctcatcctcctctcaaGCTCCTCTGTCCAGTCCGCTGAACGACTCAGAGGTCCAGCGAGGCTTTGTGAGCGCTGCCTATGGACATGGTGCTCCTCAGCCGTCGTCCTGTCAACACATGCATGTTAGCTTAGACCTTCACTTAAAGCAGAATGCTAATACGAGTCAGATAAAAGCAGGTTTTGACCGCTGCACGGATGATGAGCTGGTGAGAATGCTGCAAGGCTCTCCTGACGTTACTCTTATTTCAAGCGCAGAGTCATCAAAGACCCGACCTGGACATCATCAGCATCTCGACCAGTCACAATGCAGGAGTTCCAAACCCCAAACCTGATGGGCGTCACCTTAAATTCACTCAGGATGACACGTGCCGGTGTCCTAGTAGGCCAAATACAACAAGGGTTGAAGAGTTAACACAGTGACACCACAGATACCTGTGGAGGTGATACTGGGCCCTGCGCAGGGAGCGGGGGCTGTGGGAGGGGGACGGAGCTGGGGACTGTCCCGGGGAGCTGAGCTGTCTGGTGGTAGTCTTAATGTAGGAGGGGAAGATGGGAGGATAGGGTTTCACCACAGGGCTTGGAGATGAGTGAGTGGACCTAAGGAGTCGTTTGGTTGCGGGGCTCTCTTGGGGGGGCAGTGGGGTAAAGCAcaagctgctcctcctgcagggttCACTGAAgggacagacagcagcagagcgATGGGATTCGGATGCAGCACTCAGGCTGTCCTCGAGGGACTCTGCACTGGTACCCAAGCCCGACCGAAACTCACCCTCTCCAATCCCAGCAGCTGAGAACGGTTCGAGAGGTTTAGGTCGCGTTTCGCAGCTTTCCTCATTTGGAGGAACAAGATCCACATCGGCCATGGACTTCCTCTCATCCGGCTGGAGTTCAGCCCCTTCTTCGCTCCCATCACTTTCAAATGTGAGATCAGGGACGCTGTTGCCACTGGTCGTCATGGTGACTGGGCTTAGTGCTGCCCCCCCAGCAGTAGCCATGGGAATGGCTGAGCGAGGGGGCTGCTGCAGCCAAGCATGCTGGTCTATTGTGCCTCCTGCAACACAAAGAGTGGCTTCTCTGTCCTTCTCCCTCTGCCCCTTCCCTATTTCAGgatgctcctccacctcctcctcatgtGTCTCTGTGTCGGAGGGGATTTTTAGCGTCGCCGGATGCTCCATGTGCTTGACAGGGCTAGATAGAGTTCCTGTCTCTAGGAATGACAAGGCATCAGACCCAAGTTCCAGTTCTGGAGTCAGGTCAAGCACCTCAGGAGGAGTCAACTGAACAACCCCATTACTCTGTTTGCCCCCCTCTCCTGACCCCCAGCTCAGATTCTTTTCCTGCCCCCTCTGTGGTTCTACAGCTGAGTCGACCCCCCCGTGCTGGCGTTGGTGCTGCAGCCTTATGGCGAGCTGGATGTCTGCTAGCAAATCCTCATGGTCTGCAGCCGAGTGGAAGCTGTAGATGTCTGTATCTGAGCCTGAGCTCCCTGCCTTCTGCCCCCCATCGTCTGTGGGGGGTGTTGCTGTTGTCAAGGTCCCCCCCTGCATCTCCGTGATCTGCTCTCCCCTTCCATACGCGTCCTTTCTCTTGTTGGGGGCAGCAGCCTCGGCGTCTGAGTGTCCCGGCTCATCTGCAGACATGTCGCGTGCTTTTGTGTTGTCCAGCTCGTCATGTTGAGACGATAAGACGTCCTCTTTTGAGCCTGTCACCGAAGAACATGCGtctcctttctctttcaggttgCCCTTTCTCTTCCGGATGGAGAAAACAGACGACCTGGCTTCAGAtttgcttttcttcctccctgGTCCTGTGCCATGCGTCgcccctccgcctccgcctccgctgCTGTTTGCTCCTTTACCTCCATGCTTGCCAAGTTTCTTTGCTCCTTTTTTAACCGCgtcgcctcctccctccttccatccttcaTCCAGTGAAGGGTAGCTTCCATTACTTGATGCCGCTGCAGCCCTCTTTAGCTTAGCGTCCTGGTTACCCATGATGATGGAGAGAGTCCGATCGctttctgcctctcctctcagaTGATGTCTGGGAGGGTTCCTCGCGCCTCAGGGAGCATTTGGGCGCCTGTATCTGTGGATGTATGTCTGATGAAGGCAAAGGAGGAGTGTCTgctgatttatttgtttatttcagttCTAATGTGCAATGAGCGTCCTCGTTGTTTTTCCGGTGACGAAGGGATGTTGATGCTGATGCAGGGAGGAGGGATACGgctcttttctcctcccctttctctcataccctccccctcctcagccTCGTCTCCATCTGTGAAAAGTCGTGACGCAAGCACTGCATTCTCAGTAGAGAGCTGACTGGGAGTAATGGATGCAACTGGGATGGAGAGACAAAGCCAGGCTGGATGATGCTGGGTTTAACAGCAGTTCTGTAACAGCTCATGCCTACATTACCCATATTGCTGAATGAGATGATAGATTCTTATTTGACTCGGTCAGCTGATAGCAAAGTATTGTTCTAGTACAATCTGAGAATTAAAATTTGTGAGTAGAGAATAGTGAACATTAAACGATCCACTATGTGGCACTATTGCAATATTATTGCAGATACACTGATCCATCATTGCAGGAGtgttatataatatatttctttaaaaaaagaaaatcatatttatttcaaatcacATTAATTTAGTCTCTACAGCTACAATATaaatgaatgttgttgtttacacTCACGTCCACTTTGCTGTGAGAAATGCTGTGTTGGCATCTTGAAAGTATTTTCTGCGCTTCATTTTGACAGTCTAACAGTTTTGGTTTGGCTCTATTTCAGTCATCTATGTTGCGTTTCTTTGCTCTGAGGACACACTTAACCCGCTGACCTTCTATATGTCGGCTCTAATCAGAGGATTTAACCGTACAGCTGCTGTTTCTCTCATTACGACGTCTCTCATCCTCATAATCTCGTCTTCATTTGCGAGTTTGAATTTGAAGCTTCATAGTTTTATTACATAATTTGTCACACTTGTTTGAGCTTGTATGTTTCTTGGATAAaactcagttttatttctattttgcaCCGAATGTGTTACAGATCATGTCAATTTGACGCCACAGGCTAGATTGAATGTATTGAAGTATTTTGGAGGTATTCGGTGTCATTCAAGTAATTTTTCAGTTTTCAGTTCATTTACTACCAAACCTTTAAGAGGCATTCTTTATTCTATTTGGATTAAACCATACGTTGTGTTGTCTTCAGATAGGAAACTCTTGACACAAATGAAACAGTCAcctggtgatgacatcatcacaaaaCATTACACAACAATTtgatcagtttatgacaaatcCTCGATTCCTTTGGGAT
This genomic interval carries:
- the fmn2b gene encoding formin-2; its protein translation is MGNQDAKLKRAAAASSNGSYPSLDEGWKEGGGDAVKKGAKKLGKHGGKGANSSGGGGGGATHGTGPGRKKSKSEARSSVFSIRKRKGNLKEKGDACSSVTGSKEDVLSSQHDELDNTKARDMSADEPGHSDAEAAAPNKRKDAYGRGEQITEMQGGTLTTATPPTDDGGQKAGSSGSDTDIYSFHSAADHEDLLADIQLAIRLQHQRQHGGVDSAVEPQRGQEKNLSWGSGEGGKQSNGVVQLTPPEVLDLTPELELGSDALSFLETGTLSSPVKHMEHPATLKIPSDTETHEEEVEEHPEIGKGQREKDREATLCVAGGTIDQHAWLQQPPRSAIPMATAGGAALSPVTMTTSGNSVPDLTFESDGSEEGAELQPDERKSMADVDLVPPNEESCETRPKPLEPFSAAGIGEGEFRSGLGTSAESLEDSLSAASESHRSAAVCPFSEPCRRSSLCFTPLPPQESPATKRLLRSTHSSPSPVVKPYPPIFPSYIKTTTRQLSSPGQSPAPSPSHSPRSLRRAQYHLHRTTAEEHHVHRQRSQSLAGPLSRSADWTEELERRMRIREDGGGSGAYLLGCRGGSQPLCAARSSCGQVSACGLQDIFTGRTLLEKLFLQQQHQEPEEAERLCSRILATGLLLPFTDCFRELLEGSTGQIAPTAPVKFDHDQLYGWAAVNQPTHCLDPLDGKLPGELKGPRPSAMPDRDNDMGLKSTMAELRAAASGSRQQQRESPEAERSLLSAKLKEKHVNVIQQLEQTIEDLKTKIAELEQQPPLLERDPMKAPPTDRENLLDEVCEAHLPTEAAPSLGCLEAKSVQTSPMEDSFKFKVPWSEPSRGGGLLQPPPRQCSCQLHPPLPPPPPPPPLPTGEAAAPILPGQTPAPPPPPSLLGTSMPAPPPPPPPPLPGGIAPPPPPPPPLPGGIAPPPPPPPPPPLPFGLTVPIPPPPPPPPLPGGIAPPPPPPLPPPPPGAICLTQEKPPRKAVLEPPRPMKPLYWTRIQLHTKKEASSSSVWENIEEPDVDFQEFVDLFSKSAVKEKKQPLSDTITKSKAKQVVKLLNNKRSQAVGILMSSLHLDMKDINHAILNLDNTVVDLETLQALYENRAQQEELDKIEKHVKSSKDKEKPKPLDKPEQFLYQLSLIPNFSGRVFCILFQSSFSECISSITRKLDTLQRLCKTLQDSETVKRVLGLILAFGNFMNGGNRTRGQADGFTLDILPRLKDVKSSDTLKSLLSYIVAYYLRHFDEDAGRETCVYPLPEPHDLFQASQMRLEDFQKDLTRLRKDLRACSSEVEKVCKVSEEENLQPFKDKMDGFLAQAKRELEILELQLSSAHKLFLELSLFYSVKPKAGEKEVSPNTVFSIWHEFSSDFKDQWKKENKAILKDRLKAAEECFRQAKEKAAYSVKPKHASGIKAKLGMKI